A section of the Nitrospirota bacterium genome encodes:
- a CDS encoding NYN domain-containing protein produces MAILVIDGYNLVGTMHGNLEAERERLLEALSAYQQVSGHEITVIFDGWREGPGEEHREKRSGLEVVFSALGETADAVIGRALPAGHQCIVVSSDREVQKRTWTQGSVPVGADTFLGILERRTRGLAEGEYAPWDPDEEEEEMGPRKKGNPRKLSKKDRAVQRALSKL; encoded by the coding sequence GTGGCCATCCTCGTCATAGACGGCTATAACCTCGTGGGCACCATGCACGGCAACCTGGAGGCCGAGCGGGAGCGCCTCCTGGAGGCCCTGTCGGCGTACCAACAGGTAAGCGGCCATGAGATTACCGTGATCTTTGACGGTTGGCGGGAAGGGCCGGGTGAGGAGCACCGGGAGAAGCGCAGCGGCCTGGAGGTCGTCTTCTCCGCCCTGGGAGAGACGGCGGACGCGGTCATCGGGCGTGCTCTGCCCGCGGGGCACCAGTGCATAGTGGTGAGCTCGGACCGCGAGGTGCAGAAGCGCACCTGGACGCAGGGCTCGGTGCCGGTGGGGGCCGATACGTTCCTGGGCATCCTGGAGCGGAGGACCCGCGGCCTGGCCGAGGGGGAGTACGCCCCCTGGGACCCGGACGAGGAAGAGGAAGAGATGGGTCCGAGGAAGAAGGGCAACCCCCGGAAACTGAGCAAGAAGGACCGTGCGGTTCAGCGCGCCCTGAGCAAGCTCTAA